Proteins from a single region of Puntigrus tetrazona isolate hp1 chromosome 2, ASM1883169v1, whole genome shotgun sequence:
- the LOC122325049 gene encoding matrix metalloproteinase-16-like isoform X1, producing MNGTLLKKRRLDCAYAVLLWLHHAVWMCCSAAEDHRFSVEAWLQRYGYIHKTQPNMAVLRSAQTMHSAIAAMQHKYGLNITGSLDKETIDWMKKPRCGVPDLLGGISGSRRKKRYALTGQKWQRTHITYSIKNVTPKVGARETHEAIRRAFDVWQGVTPLRFEAVPYSALESGKRDVDITIIFASGFHGDSSPFDGEGGFLAHAYFPGPGIGGDTHFDSDEPWTLGNPNHDGERTAGNDLFLVAVHELGHALGLEHSNDPTAIMAPFYQYMDTESFKLPHDDLQGIQKIYGPPDKNPQPTRLLTTATPPRLHLPTDPRKHDRQGRPHRPPQKSKPAHPNSKPNICDGGFNTLAILRQELFVFKDQWFWRVRDNSVVPGYPMQISYFWRGLPPKIDAVYENSEGKFVFFKGNRFWVFKDTTLQPTYPQDISLFGSGMPTQSIETAVWWEDVAKTYFFKGDRYWRYNEDMRTMDPGYPKPITVWKGIPDSPQGAFVDKENGFTYFYKGKEYWKFNNQRLRVEPGYPRSILRDFMGCDGLPADPDWDWSPPQEEEPPQYDNDDVDIVLKLESSGGAEKAVAIAIPCVLALCMMVLLYTVFRFKRKDTQRHILYCKRSMQEWV from the exons GCGTGGTTACAGAGGTATGGATACATCCACAAGACGCAACCTAACATGGCTGTCCTGCGATCAGCCCAAACAATGCATTCTGCTATTGCTGCCATGCAGCACAAGTATGGACTAAACATCACTGGGAGTCTAGACAAGGAGACAATAGA ctggaTGAAGAAACCCAGATGTGGGGTACCGGACCTGCTTGGTGGCATATCTGGGTCCCGCAGGAAGAAGCGCTATGCACTAACTGGACAGAAGTGGCAACGCACACACATCACATACAG cattaaaaacgTCACTCCTAAAGTGGGAGCACGAGAAACGCACGAGGCCATTCGCCGGGCGTTCGACGTATGGCAAGGCGTCACACCGCTTCGCTTTGAGGCCGTGCCCTACAGCGCTCTGGAGAGCGGAAAACGTGACGTCGACATCACCATCATCTTCGCCTCTGGTTTCCATGGTGACAGCTCTCCTTTTGATGGAGAAGGAGGCTTCCTGGCACACGCTTATTTCCCAGGGCCGGGCATAGGGGGCGACACGCACTTTGACTCGGATGAACCCTGGACTCTGGGCAACCCAAACCATGATGGTGAGAGAACGGCAG GTAATGACCTGTTCCTTGTGGCGGTCCATGAGCTTGGTCATGCTTTGGGACTGGAGCATTCTAATGACCCTACAGCTATAATGGCTCCGTTCTATCAGTATATGGACACTGAAAGCTTCAAACTGCCTCATGACGATCTACAGGGCATCCAGAAAATATATG GTCCTCCAGACAAAAATCCTCAGCCTACAAGATTGCTGACGACCGCTACGCCTCCTCGCCTGCACCTACCGACTGACCCTCGAAAGCATGACCGACAGGGTCGCCCTCATCGCCCTCCGCAGAAGTCAAAACCAGCCCACCCCAACTCCAAACCCAACATCTGTGACGGAGGGTTCAACACTTTGGCAATCCTACGACAGGAGCTGTTCGTCTTCAAG GATCAGTGGTTCTGGAGGGTGCGAGATAATTCTGTGGTGCCTGGATACCCGATGCAAATTAGCTACTTCTGGAGAGGTTTGCCTCCCAAGATCGATGCCGTCTACGAAAACAGCGAGGGGAAATTTGTCTTCTTCAAAG GCAACCGGTTCTGGGTGTTTAAGGATACAACTCTACAGCCCACATATCCTcaggacatttctctttttggCAGTGGAATGCCCACACAGAGCATTGAAACAGCTGTTTGGTGGGAAGACGTGGCCAAAACCTACTTCTTCAAAGGGGACAG ATACTGGAGGTACAATGAGGATATGAGAACCATGGACCCTGGATATCCAAAACCCATTACTGTGTGGAAAGGCATTCCAGACTCTCCACAGGGAGCTTTTGTGGACAAAGAAAATG GGTTCACGTACTTCTACAAGGGAAAGGAATATTGGAAGTTCAACAACCAGAGACTCAGAGTGGAGCCTGGCTACCCAAGGTCCATCCTGCGTGATTTTATGGGCTGCGATGGCTTACCCGCCGACCCCGACTGGGACTGGAGCCCTCCACAGGAAGAAGAACCGCCACAATATGACAATGATGACGTTGACATCGTACTCAAGCTGGAGAGCAGCGGTGGAGCAGAGAAAGCGGTGGCCATCGCCATCCCGTGCGTCCTGGCCCTGTGCATGATGGTGCTGCTTTACACCGTGTTCCGCTTCAAAAGGAAGGATACGCAGCGCCACATACTGTACTGCAAGAGATCCATGCAGGAGTGGGTCTGA
- the LOC122325049 gene encoding matrix metalloproteinase-16-like isoform X2, whose amino-acid sequence MNGTLLKKRRLDCAYAVLLWLHHAVWMCCSAAEDHRFSVEAWLQRYGYIHKTQPNMAVLRSAQTMHSAIAAMQHKYGLNITGSLDKETIDWMKKPRCGVPDLLGGISGSRRKKRYALTGQKWQRTHITYSIKNVTPKVGARETHEAIRRAFDVWQGVTPLRFEAVPYSALESGKRDVDITIIFASGFHGDSSPFDGEGGFLAHAYFPGPGIGGDTHFDSDEPWTLGNPNHDGNDLFLVAVHELGHALGLEHSNDPTAIMAPFYQYMDTESFKLPHDDLQGIQKIYGPPDKNPQPTRLLTTATPPRLHLPTDPRKHDRQGRPHRPPQKSKPAHPNSKPNICDGGFNTLAILRQELFVFKDQWFWRVRDNSVVPGYPMQISYFWRGLPPKIDAVYENSEGKFVFFKGNRFWVFKDTTLQPTYPQDISLFGSGMPTQSIETAVWWEDVAKTYFFKGDRYWRYNEDMRTMDPGYPKPITVWKGIPDSPQGAFVDKENGFTYFYKGKEYWKFNNQRLRVEPGYPRSILRDFMGCDGLPADPDWDWSPPQEEEPPQYDNDDVDIVLKLESSGGAEKAVAIAIPCVLALCMMVLLYTVFRFKRKDTQRHILYCKRSMQEWV is encoded by the exons GCGTGGTTACAGAGGTATGGATACATCCACAAGACGCAACCTAACATGGCTGTCCTGCGATCAGCCCAAACAATGCATTCTGCTATTGCTGCCATGCAGCACAAGTATGGACTAAACATCACTGGGAGTCTAGACAAGGAGACAATAGA ctggaTGAAGAAACCCAGATGTGGGGTACCGGACCTGCTTGGTGGCATATCTGGGTCCCGCAGGAAGAAGCGCTATGCACTAACTGGACAGAAGTGGCAACGCACACACATCACATACAG cattaaaaacgTCACTCCTAAAGTGGGAGCACGAGAAACGCACGAGGCCATTCGCCGGGCGTTCGACGTATGGCAAGGCGTCACACCGCTTCGCTTTGAGGCCGTGCCCTACAGCGCTCTGGAGAGCGGAAAACGTGACGTCGACATCACCATCATCTTCGCCTCTGGTTTCCATGGTGACAGCTCTCCTTTTGATGGAGAAGGAGGCTTCCTGGCACACGCTTATTTCCCAGGGCCGGGCATAGGGGGCGACACGCACTTTGACTCGGATGAACCCTGGACTCTGGGCAACCCAAACCATGATG GTAATGACCTGTTCCTTGTGGCGGTCCATGAGCTTGGTCATGCTTTGGGACTGGAGCATTCTAATGACCCTACAGCTATAATGGCTCCGTTCTATCAGTATATGGACACTGAAAGCTTCAAACTGCCTCATGACGATCTACAGGGCATCCAGAAAATATATG GTCCTCCAGACAAAAATCCTCAGCCTACAAGATTGCTGACGACCGCTACGCCTCCTCGCCTGCACCTACCGACTGACCCTCGAAAGCATGACCGACAGGGTCGCCCTCATCGCCCTCCGCAGAAGTCAAAACCAGCCCACCCCAACTCCAAACCCAACATCTGTGACGGAGGGTTCAACACTTTGGCAATCCTACGACAGGAGCTGTTCGTCTTCAAG GATCAGTGGTTCTGGAGGGTGCGAGATAATTCTGTGGTGCCTGGATACCCGATGCAAATTAGCTACTTCTGGAGAGGTTTGCCTCCCAAGATCGATGCCGTCTACGAAAACAGCGAGGGGAAATTTGTCTTCTTCAAAG GCAACCGGTTCTGGGTGTTTAAGGATACAACTCTACAGCCCACATATCCTcaggacatttctctttttggCAGTGGAATGCCCACACAGAGCATTGAAACAGCTGTTTGGTGGGAAGACGTGGCCAAAACCTACTTCTTCAAAGGGGACAG ATACTGGAGGTACAATGAGGATATGAGAACCATGGACCCTGGATATCCAAAACCCATTACTGTGTGGAAAGGCATTCCAGACTCTCCACAGGGAGCTTTTGTGGACAAAGAAAATG GGTTCACGTACTTCTACAAGGGAAAGGAATATTGGAAGTTCAACAACCAGAGACTCAGAGTGGAGCCTGGCTACCCAAGGTCCATCCTGCGTGATTTTATGGGCTGCGATGGCTTACCCGCCGACCCCGACTGGGACTGGAGCCCTCCACAGGAAGAAGAACCGCCACAATATGACAATGATGACGTTGACATCGTACTCAAGCTGGAGAGCAGCGGTGGAGCAGAGAAAGCGGTGGCCATCGCCATCCCGTGCGTCCTGGCCCTGTGCATGATGGTGCTGCTTTACACCGTGTTCCGCTTCAAAAGGAAGGATACGCAGCGCCACATACTGTACTGCAAGAGATCCATGCAGGAGTGGGTCTGA